The Clupea harengus chromosome 6, Ch_v2.0.2, whole genome shotgun sequence genome contains a region encoding:
- the LOC116220679 gene encoding ladderlectin-like, translated as MKVLILAALLCMHSAVTHAATRAAPVSNSTASSMVEGPLPAVETGLPVYPSQCPSGWFTQGSRCFLMVTSKKNWKDAAVHCVGQQGSLASVQSSEEYNFLQSMVILSGQSSAWIGGFYFQGAWLWIDSAGFYYTNWKNQYGSGYPCLHLNSIGGWSNNHCASSRVFYCARPSC; from the exons ATGAAGGTTCTCATACTGGCCGCTCTTCTCTGTATGCACTCTGCTGTGACCCATGCTGCGACCCGTGCTGCACCTG tctctaaCTCGACAGCCTCCTCTATGGTGGAGGGCCCTCTGCCAGCAG TTGAGACTGGACTTCCAGTGTATCCCAGTCAGTGTCCTTCTGGCTGGTTCACACAAGGTTCCCGCTGCTTTTTGATGGTGACCTCCAAGAAGAACTGGAAGGATGCTGCG gtgcATTGTGTGGGGCAGCAAGGCAGTCTGGCCTCTGTGCAGTCTTCTGAGGAATACAACTTCCTGCAGTCTATGGTTATACTTTCAGGCCAATCAAGCGCTTGGATCGGAGGTTTCTATTTCCAG GGTGCCTGGCTGTGGATTGACAGCGCTGGCTTCTATTACACTAACTGGAAGAACCAATATGGGTCAGGTTATCCTTGCTTGCACCTGAATTCCATTG GTGGCTGGTCAAACAACCACTGTGCGTCATCCCGCGTATTCTACTGTGCCAGACCATCCTGCTGA